From Acinonyx jubatus isolate Ajub_Pintada_27869175 chromosome B2, VMU_Ajub_asm_v1.0, whole genome shotgun sequence, a single genomic window includes:
- the LOC113593851 gene encoding endogenous retrovirus group V member 2 Env polyprotein-like, translating into MVGCIMWALLLALLLGMSWEGNNKGRETWGENSIVNFSSIVASGNNLSNCWICHPGPRDGVSKLQFEPTNEDVPLTLTSRPIRSTPLLVAELKDREDMTCVTLTDTWNQTGLQVKRPLLCREQGRPCCPCETNTCLTSAGSSPSIYPMSFSIASSSCVPNQTHWCVDSSLLPPGDQPNFSCTHWKGTATPSWRLTYQTPSAFDSHEGIEEDAELGGGPMDGGPLSPRCKSTPKWGPLLRSWFNSSSARQACAPPGYLFLCGPPQNKLPYEGSPDSSFSWPLRAVAYACLDNVHFRGQCTVGRLGPEGLGATIYNVTSQGRRKRALGLILAAAGEATGPAAPREGIAYHETTLKSLTQVIENLASSAGDTSEGLQESLDSLDNRLAVDYLLATQGGVCAVVNDTCCTYINASGEVELNTQEIYRQARSLHGFKSPNAQTI; encoded by the coding sequence ATGGTGGGTTGCATAATGTGGGCCCTTCTCTTGGCCCTTCTCCTGGGGATGAGttgggaaggaaataacaaagggAGGGAAACGTGGGGAGAAAATTCAATTGTCAACTTCTCCAGCATCGTGGCCTCGGGAAATAATCTCTCTAACTGTTGGATCTGCCATCCCGGCCCACGGGATGGGGTTTCTAAGCTCCAGTTCGAGCCTACAAACGAGGATGTGCCTCTCACTTTGACTTCCAGACCCATTAGGAGCACACCACTCCTGGTGGcggaactcaaggaccgcgaggaTATGACGTGTGTGACCCTTACAGACACTTGGAACCAAACTGGGCTCCAGGTTAAGCGCCCTCTTCTCTGTAGAGAACAGGGGCGGCCCTGTTGCCCCTGCGAGACCAACACCTGCCTTACCAGTGCGGGCAGCTCGCCCTCCATCTATCCCATGTCCTTTTCCATTGCAAGCTCTTCGTGTGTCCCCAACCAGACTCACTGGTGTGTGGactcctctctgcttcccccgGGCGACCAACCTAACTTCTCCTGTACTCACTGGAAAGGAACAGCAACCCCTTCCTGGAGGCTCACCTATCAGACCCCATCTGCCTTCGATAGCCACGAGGGAATAGAGGAGGACGCAGAGCTAGGTGGGGGGCCGATGGACGGAGGGCCCCTGTCCCCCAGGTGCAAGAGCACACCTAAGTGGGGTCCCCTTTTACGAAGCTGGTTTAATTCCTCTTCAGCCCGCCAGGCCTGTGCCCCCCCTGGATATCTGTTCCTCTGTGGGCCGCCACAAAATAAACTGCCCTATGAAGGGAGCCCCGATTCCTCCTTCTCCTGGCCTCTTCGGGCAGTGGCCTACGCGTGTTTAGATAATGTCCACTTCCGGGGACAATGCACTGTGGGACGACTGGGCCCAGAAGGATTAGGCGCCACTATATATAACGTCACCTCTCAAGGCAGACGTAAGAGAGCACTCGGGCTTATCTTGGCGGCAGCTGGAGAAGCCACGGGACCGGCTGCCCCCCGGGAGGGGATTGCCTATCATGAGACGACCTTAAAAAGCCTTACCCAGGTCATCGAAAACCTGGCCTCAAGCGCTGGCGACACCTCAGAGGGCCTCCAGGAGTCCCTAGATTCCCTTGACAATAGGTTAGCTGTAGATTATCTTCTGGCCACACAAGGGGGTGTCTGTGCGGTAGTCAACGACACGTGCTGTACGTACATCAACGCCTCTGGGGAGGTCGAACTAAATACCCAGGAGATTTACAGACAAGCCAGATCGTTGCATGGGTTCAAGAGCCCCAATGCCCAAACTATATAG
- the LOC106988046 gene encoding butyrophilin subfamily 2 member A2-like isoform X2 → MEPAAAPCCRARGSLLFLALLCGCALLSAQFTVVGPADPVLAMVGEDTTFHCHLSPEKNAEDMEVRWFRTHFSRAVLVYKGGRERTEEQLEEFRGRTTFVSDGIKQGSVALVIHNVTAHENGIYHCYFQEGRSYDEAIMRLMVAGLGSKPLIEMKGHEDGGIRLECTSVGWYPEPHAVWRDPYGEIMPALEEAYTVDADGLFTVTVAVIIRDCSVRNASCSVNSTLLGQKKETVIFFPESLPPSTLPRMAGLAALLPSLLLLVAGVLCLARKVHREKEVENEERETACQELGKEDVEKEKEHEIREQLQEELRWRRILLHAADVVLDPDTAHPELFLTEDRRGVRRGPSRQSVPDNPERFDCRPCVLGLESFSSGRHYWEVEVENVMVWALGLCRDNVERKGEALLVPRNGFWTLEMFGNQYRVLSSPEKILPLKERLRRVGIFLDYEAGDISFYNMRDRSHIYTCPRSPFSGPLRPFFRLGSDDSPLFICPAFTGARGVAVPEGGLILHRTGTQRSHQGQFPGLRAK, encoded by the exons ATGGAGCCCGCGGCCGCCCCCTGCTGCCGCGCGCGGGGCTCGCTTCTCTTCTTGGCGCTCCTCTGCGGGTGTGCCCTGCTCTCAG CCCAGTTTACTGTCGTGGGTCCAGCTGACCCAGTCCTGGCCATGGTGGGAGAAGACACCACGTTTCACTGCCACCTGTCCCCCGAGAAGAACGCTGAGGACATGGAAGTGAGGTGGTTCCGGACTCACTTCTCGCGGGCAGTGCTCGTGTACAAGGGTGGACGAGAGAGAACCGAGGAACAGCTGGAGGAGTTCCGAGGAAGGACGACCTTTGTGAGCGACGGCATCAAACAGGGGAGCGTGGCACTCGTCATACACAATGTCACAGCGCACGAGAATGGCATCTACCACTGTTACTTCCAAGAAGGCAGGTCCTACGATGAGGCCATCATGCGGCTGATGGTTGCAG GCCTGGGCTCCAAGCCCCTCATTGAAATGAAGGGCCATGAGGACGGGGGCATCCGGCTGGAGTGCACATCCGTAGGGTGGtacccagagccccacgcggtgTGGAGGGACCCTTACGGTGAGATCATGCCCGCCCTGGAGGAGGCTTACACTGTGGACGCCGACGGCCTCTTCACGGTCACCGTGGCCGTGATCATCAGGGACTGCTCTGTGAGGAACGCGTCCTGCTCCGTCAACAGCACCCTGCTTGGCCAGAAGAAGGAAACTGTGATTTTCTTTCCAG AATCCTTGCCCCCCAGCACACTCCCCCGGATGGCAGGCCTCGCTGccctcctgccttctctgctgCTCCTCGTCGCTGGAGTCCTCTGTCTCGCCAGGAAAGTCCACCGGGAAAAAGAGGTTgagaatgaagagagagaaactgcatGTCAGGAACTGGGgaaagaagatgtggaaaaagagaaagaacatgagatcAGAG agcaacTTCAAGAAGAACTGC GATGGAGAAGAATCCTGCTACATGCCG CTGACGTGGTCCTAGACCCAGACACGGCACATCCTGAGCTGTTCCTGACAGAGGACCGGAGAGGTGTGAGGCGAGGCCCCTCCAGGCAGAGTGTGCCTGACAACCCCGAGAGGTTCGACTGCCGGCCCTGTGTCCTTGGCCTGGAGAGCTTCTCCTCAGGGAGGCACTACTGGGAGGTGGAGGTTGAAAACGTGATGGTGTGGGCTCTGGGGCTTTGTAGAGACAATGTCGAGAGGAAAGGAGAGGCCTTACTGGTTCCTCGGAATGGCTTCTGGACCCTGGAGATGTTTGGAAACCAATACCGGGTCCTGTCTTCCCCCGAAAAGATCCTCCCCCTGAAAGAGCGCCTTCGCCGCGTGGGCATCTTTCTGGACTACGAAGCTGGAGATATCTCCTTCTATAACATGAGGGACCGGTCACACATCTACACGTGTCCCCGCTCacccttctctgggcctttgaGACCCTTCTTCAGGCTGGGGTCTGATGACAGCCCCCTCTTCATCTGCCCAGCCTTCACAGGGGCCCGGGGGGTCGCGGTGCCCGAGGGCGGCCTGATCCTTCACAGGACGGGGACCCAGCGCAGCCACCAGGGTCAGTTCCCTGGTCTCAGAGCCAAGTAG
- the BTN1A1 gene encoding butyrophilin subfamily 1 member A1 isoform X1, with amino-acid sequence MAVFPNSCLPACLLVLTFFQLSRPDSAPFDVIGPAEPVLAALGDDAELPCRLSPSVSAERMELRWFRGKVAAAVLVRRDGREQEAEQTAEYRGRATLLDGDIAAGRVAVRIHRVRASDDGEYRCLFRQDGRYGEASVHLKVAALGSDPQIHMEVQESGEIRLECTSVGWYPEPQVQWRTSEGERFPSTSESRNPDEEGLFTVVASVIIRDTSMKNISCHFQNLLLGQEKEVEISIPAPFFPRLTPWMVAGAVILMVLGLLTIGSVFGTWRLYRERARQRKDEFSSKEKLLEELKQKKATLHAVDVTLDPDTAHPHLFLYEDSKSVRLEDSRQKLPEKPERFDSWPCVLGRETFTSGRHFWEVEVGDRADWAVGVCRENVVKKGFDPMTPQNGFWAVELYGNGYWALTPQRTPLPLAGPPRRVGIFLDYESGDVSFYNMANGAHIYTFSNASFSGPLRPFFCLWSCGKKPLTICPPTDGPERVTVVVDAKDFAKEIPLSPMGEDSASGDTDTLHSKLIPTQPSQEAP; translated from the exons ATGGCAGTTTTTCCAAACTCCTGCCTCCCCGCGTGCCTGCTCGTCCTCACTTTCTTCCAGCTGTCCAGGCCCGATTCGG CCCCCTTCGACGTGATTGGCCCCGCGGAGCCCGTCCTGGCCGCGCTGGGGGACGACGCCGAGCTGCCCTGCCGCCTGTCCCCGAGCGTGAGCGCCGAGCGCATGGAGCTGCGGTGGTTCCGCGGGAAGGTGGCGGCCGCGGTGCTGGTGCGCCGGGACGGCCGCGAGCAGGAGGCCGAGCAGACGGCCGAGTACCGCGGCAGGGCCACGCTGCTGGACGGCGACATCGCGGCCGGGCGCGTCGCCGTGCGCATACACCGGGTCCGGGCCTCGGACGACGGCGAGTACCGGTGCCTCTTCCGGCAGGACGGACGCTACGGGGAGGCCAGCGTGCACCTGAAGGTGGCCG CTCTGGGCTCTGATCCTCAAATCCATATGGAAGTTCAAGAAAGTGGAGAGATCCGGCTGGAGTGTACCTCCGTAGGATGGTACCCAGAGCCCCAGGTGCAGTGGAGAACTTCCGAGGGAGAGAGGTTTCCATCCACATCAGAGTCTAGGAATCCTGATGAAGAAGGCCTGTTCACTGTGGTGGCTTCCGTGATCATCAGGGACACCTCCATGaagaatatatcctgccatttcCAGAACCTCCTTCTGGGCCAGGAGAAGGAAGTAGAGATCTCCATACCAG CTCCCTTCTTCCCACGGCTGACTCCCTGGATGGTGGCAGGGGCTGTCATCTTGATGGTCCTGGGACTTCTTACAATTGGGTCCGTATTTGGCACTTGGAGACTATACAGGGAAAGAGCCCGACAGAGAAAGGATGAATTCAGCTCTAAAG agaaactCCTGGAAGAGCTCA AACAGAAAAAGGCCACCCTGCATGCAG TTGACGTGACTCTGGATCCAGACACCGCCCATCCCCACCTCTTTTTGTACGAGGATTCAAAATCTGTCCGGCTGGAAGATTCACGCCAGAAACTGCCCGAGAAACCAGAGAGATTTGACTCCTGGCCTTGTGTGTTGGGTCGTGAGACCTTCACGTCAGGGCGACATTtctgggaggtggaggtgggagacAGGGCCGACTGGGCGGTCGGGGTGTGTAGGGAGAATGTGGTGAAGAAAGGGTTTGACCCCATGACTCCTCAGAATGGGTTCTGGGCTGTGGAGTTGTATGGGAATGGGTACTGGGCCCTCACCCCACAGCGGACCCCTCTCCCATTGGCAGGGCCCCCCCGCCGGGTTGGGATTTTCCTGGACTATGAATCAGGAGACGTCTCCTTCTACAATATGGCCAACGGAGCCCATATCTATACTTTCTCCAATGCCTCCTTCTCTGGTCCCCTTCGGCCTTTCTTCTGCCTGTGGTCTTGTGGTAAAAAGCCCTTGACCATCTGCCCACCCACTGATGGGCCTGAGAGAGTCACAGTAGTTGTCGATGCCAAGGACTTTGCTAAGGAGATCCCGCTGTCCCCTATGGGGGAGGACTCTGCCTCTGGGGATACGGATACCCTCCACTCTAAGCTAATCCCTACCCAGCCCAGCCAAGAGGCACCTTAA
- the LOC106988046 gene encoding butyrophilin subfamily 2 member A2-like isoform X1 — MEPAAAPCCRARGSLLFLALLCGCALLSAQFTVVGPADPVLAMVGEDTTFHCHLSPEKNAEDMEVRWFRTHFSRAVLVYKGGRERTEEQLEEFRGRTTFVSDGIKQGSVALVIHNVTAHENGIYHCYFQEGRSYDEAIMRLMVADGCRLTVSSHGPPSVSSRGLSLCGPTPGIFLCADLFTAQGLGSKPLIEMKGHEDGGIRLECTSVGWYPEPHAVWRDPYGEIMPALEEAYTVDADGLFTVTVAVIIRDCSVRNASCSVNSTLLGQKKETVIFFPESLPPSTLPRMAGLAALLPSLLLLVAGVLCLARKVHREKEVENEERETACQELGKEDVEKEKEHEIREQLQEELRWRRILLHAADVVLDPDTAHPELFLTEDRRGVRRGPSRQSVPDNPERFDCRPCVLGLESFSSGRHYWEVEVENVMVWALGLCRDNVERKGEALLVPRNGFWTLEMFGNQYRVLSSPEKILPLKERLRRVGIFLDYEAGDISFYNMRDRSHIYTCPRSPFSGPLRPFFRLGSDDSPLFICPAFTGARGVAVPEGGLILHRTGTQRSHQGQFPGLRAK, encoded by the exons ATGGAGCCCGCGGCCGCCCCCTGCTGCCGCGCGCGGGGCTCGCTTCTCTTCTTGGCGCTCCTCTGCGGGTGTGCCCTGCTCTCAG CCCAGTTTACTGTCGTGGGTCCAGCTGACCCAGTCCTGGCCATGGTGGGAGAAGACACCACGTTTCACTGCCACCTGTCCCCCGAGAAGAACGCTGAGGACATGGAAGTGAGGTGGTTCCGGACTCACTTCTCGCGGGCAGTGCTCGTGTACAAGGGTGGACGAGAGAGAACCGAGGAACAGCTGGAGGAGTTCCGAGGAAGGACGACCTTTGTGAGCGACGGCATCAAACAGGGGAGCGTGGCACTCGTCATACACAATGTCACAGCGCACGAGAATGGCATCTACCACTGTTACTTCCAAGAAGGCAGGTCCTACGATGAGGCCATCATGCGGCTGATGGTTGCAG atggctgccgtctcactgtgtcctcacatggtcctccctctgtgtcttcacgtggccttTCCCTGTGTGGACCCACCCCTGGTATCTTTCTCTGTGCTGATCTCTTCACAGCCCAAG GCCTGGGCTCCAAGCCCCTCATTGAAATGAAGGGCCATGAGGACGGGGGCATCCGGCTGGAGTGCACATCCGTAGGGTGGtacccagagccccacgcggtgTGGAGGGACCCTTACGGTGAGATCATGCCCGCCCTGGAGGAGGCTTACACTGTGGACGCCGACGGCCTCTTCACGGTCACCGTGGCCGTGATCATCAGGGACTGCTCTGTGAGGAACGCGTCCTGCTCCGTCAACAGCACCCTGCTTGGCCAGAAGAAGGAAACTGTGATTTTCTTTCCAG AATCCTTGCCCCCCAGCACACTCCCCCGGATGGCAGGCCTCGCTGccctcctgccttctctgctgCTCCTCGTCGCTGGAGTCCTCTGTCTCGCCAGGAAAGTCCACCGGGAAAAAGAGGTTgagaatgaagagagagaaactgcatGTCAGGAACTGGGgaaagaagatgtggaaaaagagaaagaacatgagatcAGAG agcaacTTCAAGAAGAACTGC GATGGAGAAGAATCCTGCTACATGCCG CTGACGTGGTCCTAGACCCAGACACGGCACATCCTGAGCTGTTCCTGACAGAGGACCGGAGAGGTGTGAGGCGAGGCCCCTCCAGGCAGAGTGTGCCTGACAACCCCGAGAGGTTCGACTGCCGGCCCTGTGTCCTTGGCCTGGAGAGCTTCTCCTCAGGGAGGCACTACTGGGAGGTGGAGGTTGAAAACGTGATGGTGTGGGCTCTGGGGCTTTGTAGAGACAATGTCGAGAGGAAAGGAGAGGCCTTACTGGTTCCTCGGAATGGCTTCTGGACCCTGGAGATGTTTGGAAACCAATACCGGGTCCTGTCTTCCCCCGAAAAGATCCTCCCCCTGAAAGAGCGCCTTCGCCGCGTGGGCATCTTTCTGGACTACGAAGCTGGAGATATCTCCTTCTATAACATGAGGGACCGGTCACACATCTACACGTGTCCCCGCTCacccttctctgggcctttgaGACCCTTCTTCAGGCTGGGGTCTGATGACAGCCCCCTCTTCATCTGCCCAGCCTTCACAGGGGCCCGGGGGGTCGCGGTGCCCGAGGGCGGCCTGATCCTTCACAGGACGGGGACCCAGCGCAGCCACCAGGGTCAGTTCCCTGGTCTCAGAGCCAAGTAG
- the BTN1A1 gene encoding butyrophilin subfamily 1 member A1 isoform X2, translating into MAVFPNSCLPACLLVLTFFQLSRPDSAPFDVIGPAEPVLAALGDDAELPCRLSPSVSAERMELRWFRGKVAAAVLVRRDGREQEAEQTAEYRGRATLLDGDIAAGRVAVRIHRVRASDDGEYRCLFRQDGRYGEASVHLKVAALGSDPQIHMEVQESGEIRLECTSVGWYPEPQVQWRTSEGERFPSTSESRNPDEEGLFTVVASVIIRDTSMKNISCHFQNLLLGQEKEVEISIPAPFFPRLTPWMVAGAVILMVLGLLTIGSVFGTWRLYRERARQRKDEFSSKEQKKATLHAVDVTLDPDTAHPHLFLYEDSKSVRLEDSRQKLPEKPERFDSWPCVLGRETFTSGRHFWEVEVGDRADWAVGVCRENVVKKGFDPMTPQNGFWAVELYGNGYWALTPQRTPLPLAGPPRRVGIFLDYESGDVSFYNMANGAHIYTFSNASFSGPLRPFFCLWSCGKKPLTICPPTDGPERVTVVVDAKDFAKEIPLSPMGEDSASGDTDTLHSKLIPTQPSQEAP; encoded by the exons ATGGCAGTTTTTCCAAACTCCTGCCTCCCCGCGTGCCTGCTCGTCCTCACTTTCTTCCAGCTGTCCAGGCCCGATTCGG CCCCCTTCGACGTGATTGGCCCCGCGGAGCCCGTCCTGGCCGCGCTGGGGGACGACGCCGAGCTGCCCTGCCGCCTGTCCCCGAGCGTGAGCGCCGAGCGCATGGAGCTGCGGTGGTTCCGCGGGAAGGTGGCGGCCGCGGTGCTGGTGCGCCGGGACGGCCGCGAGCAGGAGGCCGAGCAGACGGCCGAGTACCGCGGCAGGGCCACGCTGCTGGACGGCGACATCGCGGCCGGGCGCGTCGCCGTGCGCATACACCGGGTCCGGGCCTCGGACGACGGCGAGTACCGGTGCCTCTTCCGGCAGGACGGACGCTACGGGGAGGCCAGCGTGCACCTGAAGGTGGCCG CTCTGGGCTCTGATCCTCAAATCCATATGGAAGTTCAAGAAAGTGGAGAGATCCGGCTGGAGTGTACCTCCGTAGGATGGTACCCAGAGCCCCAGGTGCAGTGGAGAACTTCCGAGGGAGAGAGGTTTCCATCCACATCAGAGTCTAGGAATCCTGATGAAGAAGGCCTGTTCACTGTGGTGGCTTCCGTGATCATCAGGGACACCTCCATGaagaatatatcctgccatttcCAGAACCTCCTTCTGGGCCAGGAGAAGGAAGTAGAGATCTCCATACCAG CTCCCTTCTTCCCACGGCTGACTCCCTGGATGGTGGCAGGGGCTGTCATCTTGATGGTCCTGGGACTTCTTACAATTGGGTCCGTATTTGGCACTTGGAGACTATACAGGGAAAGAGCCCGACAGAGAAAGGATGAATTCAGCTCTAAAG AACAGAAAAAGGCCACCCTGCATGCAG TTGACGTGACTCTGGATCCAGACACCGCCCATCCCCACCTCTTTTTGTACGAGGATTCAAAATCTGTCCGGCTGGAAGATTCACGCCAGAAACTGCCCGAGAAACCAGAGAGATTTGACTCCTGGCCTTGTGTGTTGGGTCGTGAGACCTTCACGTCAGGGCGACATTtctgggaggtggaggtgggagacAGGGCCGACTGGGCGGTCGGGGTGTGTAGGGAGAATGTGGTGAAGAAAGGGTTTGACCCCATGACTCCTCAGAATGGGTTCTGGGCTGTGGAGTTGTATGGGAATGGGTACTGGGCCCTCACCCCACAGCGGACCCCTCTCCCATTGGCAGGGCCCCCCCGCCGGGTTGGGATTTTCCTGGACTATGAATCAGGAGACGTCTCCTTCTACAATATGGCCAACGGAGCCCATATCTATACTTTCTCCAATGCCTCCTTCTCTGGTCCCCTTCGGCCTTTCTTCTGCCTGTGGTCTTGTGGTAAAAAGCCCTTGACCATCTGCCCACCCACTGATGGGCCTGAGAGAGTCACAGTAGTTGTCGATGCCAAGGACTTTGCTAAGGAGATCCCGCTGTCCCCTATGGGGGAGGACTCTGCCTCTGGGGATACGGATACCCTCCACTCTAAGCTAATCCCTACCCAGCCCAGCCAAGAGGCACCTTAA